TATAATTATTAAATAGAAAAGGCTGCCCGTATTGAGCAGCCTTTTCTATTTAATCGCTTTAAGCTTCACCTTCATCCTTCTTGGAATATTTTATTTCTATTATAAATGCTGTGATTAGTCCTAATCCTCCAAAGATTAGAACCGAAGCACCATATACAATTCCTGCTGTATCTCTTACTCCCCAATTCATATCATTTCCCAGATTGTAACCTCTGATTACAGAAATGCAAATGAGAAATCCCACTAATAAACCTAAACCAACTCCCATTAAAAGACATCCAGCCTTTAAGGCTCCAAATGAAAAATTCTTGAAAATCTTTGATGGAAAAGAGAATTTGTTTTCAATCATTGAAGCATCAAATTTCTCTCCTATCTTTTCAATAATAGACAGGCGTTCTTTCTTTCTCACGAAAAGCTCAAATAGTTTGTAGATTCCCAAGGTTACAATTCCTACAACCAATGGGACTGTAATAAAATCCATCATAATCTTATGTTTTTAAATGAATAAATTCGTTCTTTGTAACGTTTGACGTTCTCTAATGATAAAGGTTACACTTTTTGGGAATAAAAATAAAAAATTCTCAAATCTGTAACCATTCAGAAAAGGTTGCGTCTAAAAGGACATGATGGAACAGAAAGATGAGATAAACTATATAAAGCGAATCTTGGAAGGAGAAACGAATTTGTTTTCATACTTCCTGGATCGTTACAGTCGTCCCATCTATACACTTATTATACAAATTGTTTCATGTAGGGAAGATGCAGAAGAGCTTACGCAAGACTCTTTTATAAAAGCTTTCCGAAAGTTAGATACTTATAAAGGAGATTGTAGCTTTTCTACCTGGCTTTATCGAATTGCCTATAATACAGCGATCTCTGCCACACGTAAACAAAAAAGAGAGTTTTTGTTTATAGATGAACAGATAATTGAAAATGTATCGGATGATGAGGTTGATAATGTATTGGGTAACTCTGGCAATGAAGAGAGGATTAAAAGATTAGAGATTGCGCTTACTCAACTTAATGCTGACGAAAGGGCACTGATCACTCTTTTCTACAACGAAGATAAATCGATAGATGAGTTGGCTATTATTTTTAGACTCACTTCTACTAATGTCAAAGTGAAATTGCATCGAACCCGGAAAAAATTATGTGTATTGATAAATATTCAGTTGAAATGAAAACAAATCAAGATAAAGACAGCTTATTGAAAGAAGTTCTCAGAAAATCATCTTCGGAGAGTCTCCCTTTTAATTTTACGAATCGGATGATGGAGCAAATCAATGCTGAAGCTCAGAAAAAGCAAAGACGAGCAGCAGGACTAAACCTTTGTTTTTTATTACTGGCTTCTGCCTCTTTGATTGGCTTGGCGACTTATCTTTTGATGTCCAATTTTTCTTTCAATATTATTGAAAGTCTGAGGAATATTAGTTTCTCTTCTGAATCAGGATCAATTTTTGGCTTTTATTTCTATATAGGACTTCTTGTTCTCGGTTTGCTTGGACTGGATTATTACTTGCGTAAGCTGAAACACCATTCATAGTTGATAGAATACTTTAACTGTGTTAATAGCACCCAAACCAACAGCCAAATATTAATGGCAATTAGGATGGATGTGCAAAAAATAAAAGTAGGCAACCCATCAGAGCTGCCTACACATTGTAATTTATTTATTAATGATAATCAAGTTTACCTCTTTAAAGAGGTGAAGGCAGTAATTATTTAGTGCTTGCCTTAAATACTTGATTCAACTTATCTCCTGTAATTTTAATCAGATAAAGACCTTTTGGTAGATTACCTAAGTCAATAGTTTCTTCCTGTTTGCTTGTTACCTCTGTTATTTTCTTGCTTTGAAGCTTTTGTCCGTTTACATTAAATACATTGATCTGTACGTTTGTATCTCCTTGAGTAAACAAGAAATTAAGTAATCGTTGATTGTCAGCAGTTGCATACATTAATATTGGTTGAGGCAGTGCTGGTATTTCATTAATTGCGGTGGATTGTTTAATAACCTCAAGAATTCCACTGTATGCATCAATTTTACCATACCCCCAGGTATTATTACCATTAGGAAGTATAGTCCCGGTATAGAAATCATTACTAGCTGTTTTCTGAAGGATACTTTTAACTTCATCAGGTGTAAGTTCAGGATTAGCTTGCAGCCATGTTGCGAGAACACCGGTTACATAAGGTGTGGCCATTGAGGTGCCGGCCATCATACCATAATAATAAGTCTTGCCGTCTACTGTTGTTGATTTTACTCTGCTAGCGGGATCTGTGGTATCATAACTGGATACGGATGAAGCTATGATACTTCCGGGAGCTGTTATTTCAGGTTTCATTCGTCCATCAATTGTTGGACCTGTACTTGAAAATGTAGCTAATTTGTATAATGATTCATCTGGAGTAGTGTATTGCGTATTATCAAGATTGGTATAAGTAGTGTTACTTACGTAAGCTCCTACACTGATAATTTGTTTGCCTGTACCTCCAACTTCGCCGATAGAAATATTATTATCGCCGCCAGACCAGCCAGTTTGATTTTTGCTTGTTAAATGACAATATTTGTCATCGCTCCAAGCATTAATAGTTCCTTCTGTTGCTTTTATGATGAGTCCCCAGTAGTAACCTTTAGGCATGGTTGTTATTTCAGATTTGATTAATGCATTAGATTTGTTATTTAGTGCATTGATTTCTGTAGAAAAATAGACCGAGCCTCGAACCAACTTGTTGGTTATTGTAGATAAGTTTATCCTTACGTTATTATTTGTTACAGATGTGTTATATTCAGAACTTGAATAAGCAATATTCATAGAAGGATCATATAGACATAGTTGTACCTTAAAATTCTTTCCTACATCTCCCCATGCGTTACAGCCAATATTTCCATCTGAAGACTCAAAGAATGTTTTAAATATAGAATCGGTTTGACTTAATGTTTTTGTTGCGTGTATATTACTATTTCCTTCATTACCAGCAGCACCAACCAGTAATCTTCCTTTTCCTTGCATCTGGTCAACTGTGGTATCGAAGAAAGATGTTCCGTCGTGTGGACCCATAAAATCACCTAAACTGAGGTTAATAATGCAAGGCTTACCTACCGAAGTAGCATAATCATAGATATACTTAATACCGTCGGCTACATCTGTGTTATTACCAAGGAAAGATACTAATACGATATCCGCTTCTCCTGCAATTCCATAATAGGTATTTCCATTAGAATAATCTGCTCCTGTAGCTATACCCGCAACATGTGTTCCGTGAGATATGTCTGGTAAATCATAGGCTGCTGCTAAAATATCTGCTTGGTTACTTAATTCTATGCCATAAGTAAAACCTGTAGGGGGCGTTCCTGTGAGTGCATTTTGATCCCAAACTCTTTTAACCCGATATTCTGTATGATCTTTATTGTAAAAGTTGGGATGCCCATATTCAAATCCATTATCAATAATTCCAACAACAACATTCTTACCCAGGAATGGTCCTGTCAATGGTGAGATTCCTGTCTGTACCTTGTCAGCTTTGGAAGCTACTCTTGCCTTGTCCATTTTCTTGTGAACAGGAGTTCCCATCTGAACATATTTAACTTCGGGTAAAGCTGCAACAGCCTCAAGCACATCGATAGGAACCTGAGCTGTGATAATATTTTTGGTACGAGAACTGATCTTTACTCCTTCCCGTTCCAATGATTGCGTTTCAGCATTTTCCTGCAAATAAATAAAGGTACTGATATACTCCTGTGACCCCGCTTGTTTTACTGCAGCTTTTTTATAGAGAGCCTTTTTTTGTATCAAAGATACATCCGGTTGATTTATTCTTGCCAGAAAATATTTTGTGTAAGGAGATAGTTTCCTCGAAGCATCCTGAGCTTGCGTTGCAGCAAGAAAGAAAAACATAAAGTAAAAAAACAGTAGTGTAATCTTTTTCATATGTCTTTGCGTTATATTGTAGTTTTGTATTAATATTGATAATGTGCTTAAATTGTCTTTACTTTTTTGCTAATCTCGATGAATATAATTCCTTTGACCTGAATAAACTGAGGTATCTTTTTAATAGGAACTGAAAAGGTCTTTATTTTATTACTGTACGTTACAATGTTACCTCCTAATTCCTCAATATCCGTTTTATTAAATGTGCTGTCAGTATGTAAAAAGCCGGAAACCAGAAATTGCTGATTTTGCTCTCTCAGGGAATAACGTTCTATTAATTTCTGCGATGGAATATAATGATCCAATGATTTTCCGTTAGCTTCTTCGGTTAACTCTTTCCAGAAGGAGCTGAAACTGTTGGATAATTGTGCTTTGCTTATTGCTGATAGCTGGCTAATGTCTGTGCTGATACTTTTGCGGAATGATGAACATCCGGCTAATGAAATTATAACTATAGCAGAACAGAGAATTTTTGCTCTCATCGTATTTTTATTTATTCAAAACGCAAATATATATTTTTTTTCTTCGCAAATAGTATTTATATACATAAATATATATTAAAAAGATAAGTTGGTTTATTTGCAAATAGAATACATTCAGATTCGAAATAATTTATATTTTTGCATATATTAAATCCTATGTTATGAAAACTATTTTACTATCATCACTATTGTTGTTTTGCTCTTTCTATATTAAAGCCCAGAGGATTACCCCTGATGTGCAGAAAAAAGCAGATTCAATTATGAGATCTATGACCATTAATGAAAAGATTTCATATTTGGCAGGTACTAAAGATTTTTATTTACGGGCAATTCCCCGATTACATCTTCCGGAGATAAGAATGTCCGACGGGCCGCAAGGTGTACGTGATAAACTACCGAGCACGATGTTTCCGTGTGGAATGCTTGCTTCTGCAATGTGGGACAGAGATCTTGTTTATGAATTTGGACAAGGGTTAGGCCAGGATTGTCGGATCAGAGGGATCCATATCTTGTTGGGTCCAGCTGTTAATATTTACCGTGCGCCTATGGATGGGCGTAACTTTGAATATTTTGGAGAGGACCCTTATTTATCCGGAGAAGTTGCCTGTCAATATATTAATGGAGTACAATCACGAGGAGTGGCTGCCTGCATAAAACATTTTGCAGCAAATAATCAGGAATGGAATCGCTATTCTGTCAGTTCGGATGTTGACGAGAGAACATTGCATGAAATATATCTGCCGGCATTTAAAAAAGCTGTGCAAGAAGCAGATGTGGCTACAGTGATGAGCAGTTATAATTTGTTGAATGACGTGTATACTTCTGAACATCCATATCTTGTTACTGAGGTTCTTCGCAACCGTTGGGGATTTAAAGGTCTTTTTATGTCCGATTGGGGTGCTGTTCATTCTTGTGTTCCCACAATAATTAACGGGGTGGATGTGGAAATGCCTGGTCCTGATAATTTAAAGCCGGAAGTTATTATGCAGGCATTGAAGAACGGGATTATTTCTGAAGAGATGATTGATGTAAAAGTTGCACATATTCTGAGAACTCTTATCTCTTTTGGCTTTTTAGACAGGGAACAGAAAATATCTGTTGCTCCGGGTCAGGGATTGAATACAAATGAGATATCATTAAAGATGGCTCGGGCAGGAGTTGTCTTATTAAAGAATGAAGGAGATTTGTTACCATTGGCAGGCAAACGCGTGTTGGTTTTAGGAGACAATGCAGCGGTTGTTGCAAAAGGAGGAGGCAGTGGCGCTGTTTCTTCTGATCATGTTGTTTCTCTGCTTCAGGGATTAAAGAATCTGAAAGGGAGCAATCTGAAAATTCAAAGTATGCTGGGTGCTGGATTTATAACCGATCTGCTTTACTCGAATGATTTTTATACGGACGAGTCGCTTAGTCAACACGGACTAGAAGCTTCATATTACAAGAATAAATCGCTTAGTGGCAAGCCCGATTATGAATGTGTGGAAACAGCTACTGATCATGATTGGGGTGATAACGCACCAATTTCCGGATTTCCTGAAAATAACTTTTCACTCAGCTACACGGGAGTCTATTCTCCTAAAAAGTCTGGAACAATCACTTTCCGTGGATCAGGTGATGATGGTTATCGTCTTTATGTGAACGACAAGTTGTTGCTTGAGGATTGGGGGAACCATACTTTTACTTCCCGTGAAAAGGCTCTGGAGGTTGAAGCTGGAAAGAGTTATAAGATACGCTTTGAATATTTTGATTCTACAGGCACGGCTTGTATGCGCTTTGCTTACTTTTTTGATGATGAAGAAGCGTTAAAAGCTTCTACCAAGAATGCTGATGCTGTAGTGGTTTGCGTTGGATTTAATAGTGGTACGGAATCGGAAGGATTTGACCGTACATTTGACTTGCCTAGCGGACAGGCTGAACTTATAAACAAAGTAGCTTCGTATAATCAAAATGTAATTGTAGTAATAAACTCAGGAGGAGGCGTAAACATGCTACCTTGGATTGACAAAGTGAAAGCTGTGTTAATGGCTTTTTATCCCGGTCAGGAAGGTGGAACGGCGCTCGCCGAGATTCTTTCAGGTAAGGTTTCTCCCAGTGGAAAACTTCCGTTCTCTATAGAAAAGCAGTGGAGTGATAACCCCACATTCAACAGTTACTATGACACTAGGGTAACAGCAGACAAACGAGTGCAATATTCGGA
This genomic interval from uncultured Bacteroides sp. contains the following:
- a CDS encoding RNA polymerase sigma factor, with product MEQKDEINYIKRILEGETNLFSYFLDRYSRPIYTLIIQIVSCREDAEELTQDSFIKAFRKLDTYKGDCSFSTWLYRIAYNTAISATRKQKREFLFIDEQIIENVSDDEVDNVLGNSGNEERIKRLEIALTQLNADERALITLFYNEDKSIDELAIIFRLTSTNVKVKLHRTRKKLCVLINIQLK
- a CDS encoding DUF6249 domain-containing protein, coding for MMDFITVPLVVGIVTLGIYKLFELFVRKKERLSIIEKIGEKFDASMIENKFSFPSKIFKNFSFGALKAGCLLMGVGLGLLVGFLICISVIRGYNLGNDMNWGVRDTAGIVYGASVLIFGGLGLITAFIIEIKYSKKDEGEA
- a CDS encoding glycoside hydrolase family 3 C-terminal domain-containing protein, which produces MKTILLSSLLLFCSFYIKAQRITPDVQKKADSIMRSMTINEKISYLAGTKDFYLRAIPRLHLPEIRMSDGPQGVRDKLPSTMFPCGMLASAMWDRDLVYEFGQGLGQDCRIRGIHILLGPAVNIYRAPMDGRNFEYFGEDPYLSGEVACQYINGVQSRGVAACIKHFAANNQEWNRYSVSSDVDERTLHEIYLPAFKKAVQEADVATVMSSYNLLNDVYTSEHPYLVTEVLRNRWGFKGLFMSDWGAVHSCVPTIINGVDVEMPGPDNLKPEVIMQALKNGIISEEMIDVKVAHILRTLISFGFLDREQKISVAPGQGLNTNEISLKMARAGVVLLKNEGDLLPLAGKRVLVLGDNAAVVAKGGGSGAVSSDHVVSLLQGLKNLKGSNLKIQSMLGAGFITDLLYSNDFYTDESLSQHGLEASYYKNKSLSGKPDYECVETATDHDWGDNAPISGFPENNFSLSYTGVYSPKKSGTITFRGSGDDGYRLYVNDKLLLEDWGNHTFTSREKALEVEAGKSYKIRFEYFDSTGTACMRFAYFFDDEEALKASTKNADAVVVCVGFNSGTESEGFDRTFDLPSGQAELINKVASYNQNVIVVINSGGGVNMLPWIDKVKAVLMAFYPGQEGGTALAEILSGKVSPSGKLPFSIEKQWSDNPTFNSYYDTRVTADKRVQYSEGVFVGYRGYERNQVAPLYPFGFGLSYSNFQYSDLAVKKLQGNNVEVTFKISNTGKRAAAEVVQLYVGDMKNKAFRPAKELKGYEKIYLKKGESKEITIKLKDDAFAYYDINSKQFIVSPGEFQLYIGSSSQDIRLEGKVSL
- a CDS encoding S8 family peptidase; this encodes MKKITLLFFYFMFFFLAATQAQDASRKLSPYTKYFLARINQPDVSLIQKKALYKKAAVKQAGSQEYISTFIYLQENAETQSLEREGVKISSRTKNIITAQVPIDVLEAVAALPEVKYVQMGTPVHKKMDKARVASKADKVQTGISPLTGPFLGKNVVVGIIDNGFEYGHPNFYNKDHTEYRVKRVWDQNALTGTPPTGFTYGIELSNQADILAAAYDLPDISHGTHVAGIATGADYSNGNTYYGIAGEADIVLVSFLGNNTDVADGIKYIYDYATSVGKPCIINLSLGDFMGPHDGTSFFDTTVDQMQGKGRLLVGAAGNEGNSNIHATKTLSQTDSIFKTFFESSDGNIGCNAWGDVGKNFKVQLCLYDPSMNIAYSSSEYNTSVTNNNVRINLSTITNKLVRGSVYFSTEINALNNKSNALIKSEITTMPKGYYWGLIIKATEGTINAWSDDKYCHLTSKNQTGWSGGDNNISIGEVGGTGKQIISVGAYVSNTTYTNLDNTQYTTPDESLYKLATFSSTGPTIDGRMKPEITAPGSIIASSVSSYDTTDPASRVKSTTVDGKTYYYGMMAGTSMATPYVTGVLATWLQANPELTPDEVKSILQKTASNDFYTGTILPNGNNTWGYGKIDAYSGILEVIKQSTAINEIPALPQPILMYATADNQRLLNFLFTQGDTNVQINVFNVNGQKLQSKKITEVTSKQEETIDLGNLPKGLYLIKITGDKLNQVFKASTK